A region of Malaciobacter marinus DNA encodes the following proteins:
- a CDS encoding YihY/virulence factor BrkB family protein: protein MEKQSLVTQYSKKFIKLLDSFFNDDTTYYAASLSFFTIFSILPIITLLIAIISTMEIFQSYLNIFITNIFDILNPTHSQDFINSFKDFISNSTKLGYIGIIYMFFVFIMFFKDYEYIINKIHKAKRRPMYKLFFLYLIFLVALPFLFTISDIILSLYNNSIVNSITAFTIAWFIFFLLFKFSINKFVYKKAALISSFFTLLILSITKNLFVYYVIYNKTYSTIYGSLSTLLFSFFWIYISWIIYLYGIKMCYRLNLKEKYKRIHS, encoded by the coding sequence ATGGAAAAACAAAGTCTTGTAACACAATATTCTAAAAAGTTTATTAAGTTACTTGACTCATTTTTTAATGATGATACAACATATTATGCTGCAAGTCTTAGTTTTTTCACAATATTTTCTATATTACCAATAATTACTCTTTTAATAGCAATTATTTCAACAATGGAGATATTTCAAAGTTATTTAAATATCTTTATAACAAATATTTTTGATATCTTAAATCCCACTCACTCACAAGACTTTATTAATTCATTTAAAGATTTCATATCAAATTCTACTAAATTAGGTTATATAGGAATTATATATATGTTTTTTGTATTTATTATGTTTTTTAAAGATTATGAATATATTATTAATAAAATACATAAAGCTAAAAGAAGACCAATGTATAAACTTTTTTTTCTTTATTTAATCTTCTTAGTTGCTCTTCCTTTTTTATTTACTATATCAGATATTATTTTATCTTTGTATAATAACTCTATTGTAAATAGTATAACTGCATTTACTATTGCATGGTTTATATTTTTCTTACTTTTTAAATTTAGTATAAATAAATTTGTATATAAAAAAGCTGCATTAATTTCATCATTTTTTACTCTTCTAATATTATCTATTACTAAAAATCTGTTTGTCTATTATGTAATATATAATAAAACTTACTCAACAATATATGGTTCATTGTCAACACTACTTTTTTCTTTTTTCTGGATTTATATTTCTTGGATTATTTATCTTTATGGAATTAAAATGTGTTATAGATTAAATTTAAAAGAAAAATACAAAAGAATTCACTCCTAG
- a CDS encoding FAD-binding oxidoreductase gives MIDKKHLEHFESIVGSENVKADKAHLIAYCYDATKERFEPDAVVFPKNEQDISKILKYCNEEKIVIVPRGAGSGFTGGALPSNGGIILSLERHMNKLLEIDMENMVGVVQPGLINMEFQKAVEEVGLFYPPDPASEQYSTLGGNVSENAGGMRAAKYGITKDYVVALRAVLPNGEIITAGKKTIKDVAGYNTAGILIASEGTLAVITEITLKLIPKPKFKQTYMGVFPDVNKAMNAVFKSLASGANPVAMEFLDALVIKALKQKFPQVELPQNAGGILVGDVDGSSQAEIDSQIQTLKDAFAEYGSVDFISAKDEEHSNALWFARKNASPATAIYGTKKLNEDISVPRSKLPIALDEIYKIGEKYGFNVPCFGHAGDGNIHVNVMVKDKTNEKEMEDGHKAIEEIFQLVVDMGGTLSGEHGIGLSKAPFMNIAFNEAELELFRSIKKAFDPNNILNPFKMGL, from the coding sequence ATGATAGATAAAAAACATTTAGAACACTTTGAAAGTATTGTAGGAAGTGAAAATGTAAAAGCTGATAAAGCTCACTTAATTGCTTATTGCTATGATGCTACAAAAGAGAGATTTGAACCAGATGCGGTGGTTTTTCCAAAAAATGAACAAGATATATCTAAAATATTAAAATATTGTAATGAAGAAAAAATAGTAATTGTTCCAAGAGGTGCTGGTTCAGGCTTTACAGGAGGAGCACTTCCTTCAAATGGTGGTATTATTTTAAGTTTAGAAAGACACATGAATAAACTACTTGAAATTGATATGGAAAATATGGTAGGTGTTGTTCAACCAGGACTTATAAATATGGAATTTCAAAAAGCTGTTGAAGAGGTAGGACTATTTTATCCTCCAGATCCTGCAAGTGAACAATATTCAACACTTGGTGGGAATGTAAGTGAAAATGCAGGTGGAATGAGAGCTGCAAAATATGGAATTACAAAAGATTATGTAGTTGCATTAAGAGCTGTTTTACCAAATGGTGAAATAATTACAGCTGGTAAAAAAACAATTAAAGATGTTGCAGGATATAACACTGCTGGTATTTTGATTGCAAGTGAGGGAACATTAGCAGTTATTACAGAAATTACTTTAAAACTAATTCCAAAACCAAAATTTAAACAAACATATATGGGTGTTTTTCCTGATGTAAATAAAGCAATGAATGCAGTATTTAAATCACTTGCAAGTGGAGCAAATCCTGTTGCAATGGAATTTTTAGATGCTTTAGTAATAAAAGCATTAAAACAAAAATTTCCTCAAGTAGAACTTCCTCAAAATGCAGGTGGAATTTTAGTTGGAGATGTGGATGGAAGTAGCCAAGCAGAAATAGATTCTCAAATACAAACACTAAAAGATGCATTTGCTGAATATGGATCAGTAGATTTTATAAGTGCAAAAGATGAAGAACACTCAAATGCATTATGGTTTGCAAGAAAGAATGCTAGTCCTGCAACAGCCATTTATGGAACAAAAAAATTAAATGAAGACATTTCAGTTCCAAGAAGTAAACTACCAATAGCTCTTGATGAAATTTACAAAATTGGGGAAAAATACGGATTCAATGTTCCTTGTTTTGGCCATGCAGGTGATGGTAATATTCATGTAAATGTAATGGTTAAAGACAAAACAAATGAAAAAGAGATGGAAGATGGTCATAAAGCTATTGAAGAGATTTTCCAACTTGTTGTAGATATGGGTGGGACATTAAGTGGAGAACATGGAATTGGACTTTCAAAAGCACCTTTTATGAACATTGCATTTAATGAAGCTGAACTTGAACTATTTAGAAGTATCAAAAAAGCTTTTGATCCAAATAATATTTTAAATCCTTTTAAAATGGGTTTATAA
- a CDS encoding plasminogen-binding N-terminal domain-containing protein, with protein MKKASIKLLLASSALLFANSVSADTTICYKKDWTSPSTIEKTKLDGGVCKGELSLLDMKKNGWKLKDIKITSSDEGLNYQYVLTTDDIIKVDNNAALKIQNQKPLSFKEIKTSIKNVNNKTATVDIGNLRVGQSGIVLKKYEDGQKLIVSNAYVTKTSENSSEIKFIPFMDLKQNAIPTSNANPKNGDTLILNYMYDKSLLIAPSQDAFQVARGKFRLNTFLHSDIFAANLKSQREPLPSKSTIQDFAIEQNLGTIFVVIKNKAYVVDSKTFAILDFYTLAYNYLDTEKMPFYTRISGIEEAPFEGIIKSITELSFLKDIFGDDERSEEEILLEGEMKKDEIVNKNDMYNDYYKSILGLK; from the coding sequence ATGAAAAAAGCTTCAATTAAACTATTATTAGCATCAAGTGCTTTATTATTTGCAAACAGTGTAAGTGCTGATACTACGATTTGCTATAAAAAAGACTGGACAAGTCCTTCAACTATAGAAAAAACAAAACTAGATGGTGGTGTTTGTAAGGGTGAACTATCACTACTTGACATGAAGAAAAATGGTTGGAAACTAAAAGATATAAAAATAACAAGTTCTGATGAGGGATTAAATTATCAATATGTTTTAACAACTGATGATATAATAAAAGTAGATAATAATGCTGCATTAAAAATTCAAAATCAAAAACCTTTATCTTTTAAAGAGATTAAAACTAGTATAAAAAATGTTAATAATAAAACTGCTACTGTTGATATTGGGAATTTAAGAGTTGGACAAAGTGGTATAGTTTTAAAGAAATATGAAGATGGACAAAAACTAATCGTATCTAATGCTTATGTTACAAAAACTTCAGAAAACTCTTCTGAAATCAAATTTATTCCATTTATGGATTTAAAACAAAATGCAATACCAACTTCTAATGCAAATCCTAAAAACGGTGATACATTAATTTTAAACTACATGTATGATAAATCACTTTTAATTGCTCCTTCACAAGATGCTTTTCAAGTTGCAAGGGGAAAATTTAGATTAAATACATTTTTACACTCTGATATTTTTGCAGCAAATTTAAAATCACAAAGAGAACCTTTACCATCTAAAAGTACAATTCAAGATTTTGCAATTGAACAAAACCTAGGAACAATTTTTGTTGTAATAAAAAATAAAGCTTATGTAGTTGATAGTAAAACATTTGCTATTTTAGATTTTTATACTTTAGCTTATAACTACCTAGATACAGAAAAAATGCCTTTTTATACAAGAATTAGTGGAATAGAAGAAGCTCCATTTGAAGGTATAATTAAAAGTATTACTGAACTTAGTTTCTTAAAAGATATTTTTGGTGATGATGAAAGATCAGAAGAAGAAATTTTACTTGAGGGTGAAATGAAAAAAGATGAAATAGTAAATAAAAATGATATGTATAATGATTATTACAAATCAATTTTAGGATTAAAGTAA
- the bcp gene encoding thioredoxin-dependent thiol peroxidase, whose translation MLEIGSKAPEFCAKNQDDVEIHSRDLKGKWIVLYFYPKDLTPGCTTEACEFTANEPEFDDLDAVILGVSPDDTAKHRKFIEKKELTITLLSDEDKKMCEDFGIWQLKKFMGKEYMGVVRSTFIINPKGEIAALWTKVKVKGHVEAVKEKLKELQSK comes from the coding sequence ATGTTAGAAATTGGATCAAAAGCACCTGAATTTTGTGCAAAAAATCAAGATGATGTTGAAATTCATTCAAGAGATTTAAAAGGCAAATGGATTGTATTGTACTTCTATCCAAAAGATTTAACTCCAGGTTGTACTACTGAAGCTTGTGAGTTTACTGCGAACGAACCAGAGTTTGATGATTTAGATGCAGTGATTTTAGGAGTAAGTCCTGATGATACTGCAAAACATAGAAAATTTATTGAAAAAAAAGAGTTAACAATTACTCTTTTATCTGATGAAGATAAAAAAATGTGTGAAGACTTTGGTATATGGCAACTTAAAAAATTTATGGGGAAAGAGTATATGGGAGTAGTAAGATCAACATTTATTATTAACCCAAAAGGTGAAATTGCAGCTTTATGGACTAAGGTAAAAGTAAAAGGTCATGTTGAAGCAGTAAAAGAAAAATTAAAAGAGTTACAATCAAAATAA
- the cmoA gene encoding carboxy-S-adenosyl-L-methionine synthase CmoA — protein sequence MVDKIFEKSIKKQFEFDEDVASVFDDMLNRSIPFYKQMQELTIDFALNYLKEADTVYDLGCSTASTLIELGKQSNVDLNLVGIDNSSAMLSRASKKCKAFGIDIKLKNEDLLDTSYDDAKLVISNYTLQFIRPLQREKLIKKIHDSLKDDGIFIFSEKVISSNKVLNKQCIDTYYDFKKKQGYSEFEISQKREALENVLIPYTDDENKKMILDAGFSHCEVLFKWVNFATFIAIK from the coding sequence ATGGTAGATAAAATATTTGAAAAATCGATAAAAAAACAATTCGAGTTTGATGAAGATGTAGCATCTGTATTTGATGATATGCTAAATCGCTCAATTCCTTTTTATAAACAAATGCAAGAATTAACTATAGATTTTGCATTAAATTATTTAAAAGAAGCTGATACGGTATATGATTTAGGTTGCTCAACAGCATCAACACTTATAGAATTAGGAAAACAATCAAATGTTGATTTAAATTTAGTAGGTATTGATAACTCAAGTGCAATGCTTTCTAGGGCTTCAAAAAAATGTAAAGCATTTGGTATTGATATAAAACTTAAAAATGAAGATTTACTTGATACATCTTATGATGATGCAAAATTAGTTATTTCAAACTATACATTACAATTTATTAGACCCCTACAAAGAGAAAAACTTATTAAAAAAATACATGACTCTTTAAAAGATGATGGTATTTTTATATTTAGTGAAAAAGTAATATCATCAAACAAAGTTTTAAATAAACAATGCATTGATACATATTATGATTTTAAGAAAAAACAAGGTTATAGTGAATTTGAGATTTCACAAAAAAGAGAAGCATTAGAAAATGTTTTAATACCATATACTGATGATGAAAATAAAAAAATGATATTAGATGCAGGTTTTTCCCACTGCGAAGTACTATTTAAGTGGGTAAACTTTGCAACATTTATAGCAATAAAATAA
- a CDS encoding bifunctional riboflavin kinase/FAD synthetase yields MKKSYSTLINKKNITSIAIGGFDGMHIAHQQLFKKLDQNGAIVVIESGHSNLTPKSNRQEYTHFPVYYYVLDNIKHLEGEEFIKLLKEEFPNLKKIIVGFDFCFGKNRKYNTLGLKKLFEGEVIVVDEICDNNLAIHSRYIREFIRVGNIKKANELLGKNYKIIGQTTKGQGLGKKSFVPTINLTVENFLLPNEGVYITKTIIKDKSYNSVTFLGHRVTTDGSYAIETHLIGEDIINIMGKIQIEFIDKIRENQKFDNFEDLKKQIDKDINNALKYFDK; encoded by the coding sequence ATGAAGAAGAGTTATTCTACTTTGATAAATAAAAAAAATATTACATCTATTGCAATTGGTGGCTTTGATGGCATGCATATTGCTCATCAACAACTTTTTAAAAAGCTTGATCAAAATGGTGCAATTGTTGTAATTGAATCTGGGCATTCAAATCTTACTCCTAAAAGTAACAGACAAGAATACACTCACTTTCCTGTTTACTATTATGTTCTTGATAATATTAAACATCTTGAGGGAGAAGAGTTTATAAAGCTTTTAAAAGAAGAGTTTCCTAATCTTAAAAAGATTATTGTTGGTTTTGATTTTTGTTTTGGTAAAAATAGAAAATACAATACTTTAGGACTTAAGAAACTTTTTGAGGGAGAGGTAATTGTTGTTGATGAAATATGTGATAATAATCTTGCAATTCATTCAAGATATATAAGAGAATTCATTAGAGTTGGAAATATAAAAAAAGCAAATGAACTTTTAGGAAAAAATTATAAAATAATAGGTCAAACTACAAAAGGTCAAGGCTTAGGGAAAAAAAGTTTTGTTCCTACTATTAATCTTACAGTTGAAAACTTTCTTCTTCCAAATGAAGGTGTTTATATTACAAAAACAATAATAAAAGATAAATCTTATAATTCAGTAACTTTTTTAGGCCATAGAGTAACAACAGATGGTAGCTATGCTATAGAAACCCATCTAATTGGTGAAGATATAATAAATATTATGGGTAAAATTCAAATTGAATTTATTGATAAAATAAGAGAGAATCAAAAATTTGATAACTTTGAAGATTTAAAAAAGCAAATTGATAAAGATATAAATAACGCACTTAAGTATTTTGATAAATAA
- a CDS encoding TlyA family RNA methyltransferase yields the protein MRLDQYLTKKFDIQSRNKASELIKSKKVQVDNKIITKPSFIVEEPIDIKILEDDFFVSRAAYKLKYFLDEININIKNLNALDIGSSTGGFTQTLLNNYVNSVTCVDVGSNQLHEKIKNNGKILFYEKTDIRDFKSEKEFDLVTCDVSFISILNILEDINRLAKDKIIILFKPQFEVGKNIKRDKKGVVKDKKAILRARERFIDTTKIFDWNLKYSSYSKIQGKDGNEEELFYFDK from the coding sequence ATGAGATTAGACCAATACCTTACAAAAAAATTTGATATTCAAAGTAGAAATAAAGCAAGTGAACTTATTAAATCAAAAAAAGTTCAAGTAGATAATAAAATAATTACAAAGCCTTCTTTTATTGTAGAAGAACCAATAGATATAAAGATTTTAGAAGATGATTTTTTTGTAAGTAGAGCTGCTTATAAACTTAAATACTTTTTAGATGAAATAAATATAAACATAAAAAATTTAAATGCTTTAGATATTGGAAGTAGCACAGGTGGTTTCACACAAACTTTACTAAATAATTATGTAAATAGTGTAACATGTGTTGATGTTGGTTCAAATCAACTACATGAAAAAATAAAAAATAATGGAAAAATTTTATTTTATGAAAAAACAGACATTAGAGATTTTAAATCTGAAAAAGAATTTGATTTAGTAACTTGTGATGTATCTTTTATATCTATTTTAAATATTCTTGAGGATATAAATAGATTGGCAAAAGATAAAATTATTATACTTTTTAAACCTCAATTTGAAGTTGGTAAAAATATAAAAAGAGATAAAAAAGGTGTTGTAAAAGATAAAAAAGCCATTTTAAGAGCAAGAGAAAGATTTATAGATACTACAAAAATTTTTGATTGGAATTTAAAGTATAGTTCATATAGTAAAATACAAGGAAAAGATGGTAATGAAGAAGAGTTATTCTACTTTGATAAATAA
- a CDS encoding YigZ family protein — translation MKYVKKEFYEIFEEKKSKFIAHLFPSKNFDEVMNRLKKEHPKARHHVYAYRYLNELEQIVENSSDDGEPKGTSGKPSLNVLAGNELINSAVIIVRYFGGVKLGTGGLVRAYSDSVNKVIKNSELFIYEKLENLTIRCDYSELSKLEYDLQLLEINILNKEFNTDVTLFLQATKEKLNILKSKLGRNIITI, via the coding sequence TTGAAATATGTAAAAAAAGAGTTTTATGAAATCTTTGAAGAGAAAAAATCAAAATTTATTGCACACCTTTTTCCCTCGAAAAATTTTGATGAAGTAATGAACAGATTAAAAAAAGAACACCCAAAAGCTAGACATCATGTATATGCATATAGATATTTAAATGAATTAGAACAAATTGTTGAAAATAGTAGTGATGATGGAGAACCAAAAGGTACAAGTGGAAAACCATCTTTAAATGTTTTAGCAGGAAATGAACTTATTAATAGTGCAGTAATAATTGTTAGGTATTTTGGGGGAGTTAAATTAGGAACAGGAGGCTTAGTAAGAGCTTATTCTGATTCTGTAAATAAAGTTATAAAAAATAGTGAACTTTTTATATATGAAAAACTTGAAAATTTAACTATAAGGTGTGATTATAGTGAACTTTCAAAGTTGGAGTATGACTTGCAACTTTTAGAAATAAATATCTTAAATAAAGAGTTTAATACTGATGTAACACTTTTTTTGCAAGCTACAAAAGAGAAATTGAATATATTAAAATCAAAACTAGGAAGAAATATAATAACAATTTAA
- a CDS encoding type II secretion system protein GspD has translation MKYFVLYSLLIFNTFLFAEDLKKEVKFKNLDLNELIKVSSKVLNKNILVKADIKGKVDFISVKPISKNQLLEVLKNSLESFGYELINKNSFYIINEKKEEEKEEKTEEKIEPKVITKVIALKNIEVKQLKKILQKFKSINKYEKLFISSDDESNSLILIGKVHIIKKIESLAKKLDKDEPQIFLKAKIVELNSNLVNKIGLKYGLLSGKTSNSGIFTMASNLNSNEAVDFDISSIGLSIPTLKSSISLGATLSLLHQNYALKIVSEPSILCINNKKSTIYVGQSISLKTSSTTTSGGNTSYSFERKDVGLKLEVKPKLKRDDNKVRLYINTVLEGIKNSTTNNQPDTTKKSVSTFAVVSNGESIILGGLVENRNEKLDDEVPYFSSLPIIGNLFKHKNNSSKQSNLVIVITPYIIPKNKDITFIREELAKLKRLEDLLLIKSTQNKNVHNENKYLKLHNQRVKNLLEGR, from the coding sequence ATGAAATATTTTGTTTTATATTCACTACTTATTTTTAATACTTTTTTATTTGCGGAAGATTTAAAAAAAGAGGTTAAGTTTAAAAATTTGGACTTAAATGAATTAATAAAAGTAAGTTCAAAAGTCTTAAATAAGAACATACTTGTAAAAGCTGATATAAAAGGAAAAGTAGATTTTATCTCAGTAAAACCAATATCAAAAAATCAATTGCTTGAAGTATTAAAAAACTCATTAGAATCTTTTGGATATGAACTAATCAATAAAAATAGTTTTTATATAATAAATGAGAAGAAAGAAGAAGAGAAAGAAGAAAAAACAGAAGAAAAGATTGAACCTAAAGTAATCACAAAAGTAATTGCTTTAAAAAATATTGAAGTAAAACAGTTAAAGAAAATTTTACAAAAATTCAAGTCTATAAATAAATATGAAAAACTTTTTATTTCAAGTGATGATGAATCAAACTCTTTGATTTTGATTGGTAAAGTGCATATTATTAAGAAAATAGAATCATTAGCAAAAAAATTAGATAAAGATGAACCCCAAATATTTTTGAAAGCAAAAATTGTTGAACTTAATAGTAATCTTGTAAATAAAATCGGATTAAAGTATGGCTTACTTTCAGGTAAAACTTCAAATAGTGGAATTTTTACAATGGCATCAAATTTAAACTCAAACGAAGCAGTAGATTTTGATATAAGTAGTATTGGTTTATCTATTCCCACTTTAAAATCTTCAATATCATTAGGAGCTACATTATCTTTGTTACATCAAAATTATGCATTAAAAATTGTATCTGAACCCTCTATTTTATGTATAAATAATAAAAAAAGTACAATATATGTAGGGCAGAGTATATCTTTAAAGACTTCTTCTACTACAACAAGTGGAGGAAATACAAGTTACTCTTTTGAAAGAAAAGATGTTGGTTTAAAACTAGAGGTTAAACCAAAGTTAAAAAGAGATGATAATAAAGTTAGACTTTATATAAATACTGTTTTAGAGGGGATAAAAAATAGTACAACAAATAACCAACCAGATACAACTAAAAAAAGTGTTTCAACTTTTGCAGTAGTTTCAAATGGAGAGAGTATTATCTTAGGAGGATTAGTTGAAAATAGAAATGAGAAATTAGATGATGAGGTGCCTTATTTCTCCTCTTTACCTATAATTGGTAACTTATTTAAACATAAAAATAATTCTAGTAAACAAAGTAATCTTGTAATTGTAATAACTCCTTATATTATTCCAAAAAATAAAGATATAACTTTTATAAGAGAAGAATTGGCAAAATTAAAAAGATTAGAAGATTTATTACTTATAAAAAGTACACAAAATAAAAATGTTCACAATGAAAATAAATATTTAAAGCTACATAATCAAAGAGTAAAGAATCTTCTTGAAGGAAGATAG
- a CDS encoding HNH endonuclease, producing the protein MILDTDFIIIGSIIIILLTPLYIYRKKVYNFFTRQGDFETFEENIKNYLHTYYPKIEFDYSIIQKTKMEKDAKLRQILVIEDLVSQFFDFEYELETQKCIHKDFLWSTYEQNCKPIKEKLPNDWSKRKEFTYRRDNCKCKRCGLNIELIDAQIILIRPLANGGGYNFENLITLCSDCNKILNSQIKSIKSSLIEDALLTKTTVK; encoded by the coding sequence ATGATACTTGATACAGATTTTATTATCATTGGAAGTATAATAATTATTTTATTGACTCCATTATATATTTATAGAAAAAAAGTATATAATTTTTTTACAAGACAAGGTGACTTTGAAACCTTCGAAGAGAATATAAAAAACTATTTACACACATACTATCCTAAAATAGAATTTGACTATTCAATTATTCAAAAAACTAAAATGGAAAAAGATGCAAAACTTAGACAAATATTAGTTATTGAAGATTTAGTTTCTCAATTTTTTGATTTTGAGTATGAACTTGAAACTCAAAAATGTATTCACAAAGATTTTCTTTGGAGTACTTATGAACAAAACTGTAAACCAATAAAAGAAAAACTACCAAATGATTGGTCAAAAAGAAAAGAGTTTACATATAGAAGAGATAATTGTAAATGTAAAAGATGTGGATTAAATATTGAACTAATAGATGCACAAATCATTCTTATTAGACCTTTAGCAAATGGAGGTGGTTATAATTTTGAAAATTTAATTACACTATGTTCAGATTGTAATAAGATATTAAACTCTCAAATAAAAAGTATTAAATCTTCACTAATAGAAGATGCATTACTAACAAAGACAACTGTAAAATAA
- the murA gene encoding UDP-N-acetylglucosamine 1-carboxyvinyltransferase — protein sequence MKYLKIIGNKKLKGKISISGAKNAALPLLASTILAKNKIEIGNLPDVVDINTLLKLLEKLGSSYSKNEHTIHVETSTINNTKATYDIVKTMRASILVLGPLLARFGHCEVSLPGGCAIGQRPVDLHLKALEQMGAKIEIKSGYIQASCEDGLKGAKIVFDKVTVGGTENIIMAASLATGTTTIINAAKEPEIVQLCEVLQDAGVDIKGVGTSKLIIQGSKGKLLEFKDFNIIPDRIEAGTYMCAAAITNSKLTITNIIPLHLEAIISKLEEMNFEIIQEENSLTIMPTEDIKPVNIVTSEYPGFPTDMQAQFMALATQANGTSTIDERLFENRFMHVSELLRLGADIHLNGNIATINGTANKLNGTDVMATDLRASSALVLAALVAQGETDIHRIYHLDRGYENLEKKLSEIGVDIQRHNE from the coding sequence ATGAAATATTTAAAAATAATTGGTAATAAAAAACTTAAGGGAAAAATTAGTATTTCTGGAGCTAAAAATGCAGCACTTCCTCTTCTAGCTTCTACTATTTTAGCTAAAAATAAAATAGAAATTGGGAATTTACCTGATGTAGTAGATATTAATACTTTATTAAAATTATTAGAAAAGCTTGGTAGTTCTTATTCAAAAAATGAACATACAATACATGTAGAAACATCAACTATTAATAATACAAAAGCAACTTATGACATTGTAAAAACAATGAGAGCTTCTATTTTAGTTTTAGGACCTTTATTAGCTAGATTTGGACATTGTGAAGTTTCTCTTCCTGGTGGTTGTGCAATTGGACAAAGACCTGTGGATTTACATCTAAAAGCCTTAGAACAAATGGGTGCAAAAATTGAAATAAAAAGCGGATATATTCAAGCAAGTTGTGAAGATGGGTTAAAAGGAGCAAAGATTGTATTTGATAAAGTTACTGTTGGTGGTACTGAAAATATAATTATGGCTGCTAGTTTAGCAACAGGAACAACTACAATTATTAATGCAGCAAAAGAACCAGAAATTGTTCAATTATGTGAAGTGCTTCAAGATGCAGGAGTTGATATAAAAGGAGTTGGAACTTCAAAACTTATAATACAAGGAAGTAAAGGAAAACTACTTGAGTTTAAAGACTTTAATATCATTCCTGATAGAATTGAAGCTGGGACATATATGTGTGCAGCTGCTATTACAAACTCTAAACTTACAATTACAAATATTATCCCTTTACATTTAGAAGCTATAATTTCAAAACTTGAAGAGATGAATTTTGAAATCATACAAGAAGAAAATAGTTTAACTATTATGCCTACAGAAGATATAAAACCTGTAAATATAGTAACTTCTGAATATCCTGGTTTTCCTACAGATATGCAAGCACAGTTTATGGCACTTGCAACTCAAGCAAATGGAACGAGTACAATTGATGAAAGATTATTTGAAAATCGATTTATGCATGTTAGTGAATTATTAAGATTGGGTGCAGATATTCACCTAAATGGCAATATAGCAACAATAAATGGCACTGCAAATAAATTAAATGGTACAGATGTTATGGCCACAGACCTAAGAGCATCATCTGCTTTAGTTCTAGCAGCATTAGTTGCACAAGGAGAAACAGATATTCATAGAATTTATCACCTTGATAGAGGATATGAAAATTTAGAAAAAAAACTTAGTGAAATTGGTGTTGATATTCAAAGACACAATGAATAA